TTCAATAATTATATCAACCATGTCTACCTTTATCATAGCAAACAGTAAGTACATTGCTGTAATTCTACAATGTATATTAGACACAAAGATCTGCATAATGTTAgataaaaattgtcagactccagccatcctagtcatagactgttctctctgctaccacacagcaagcggtaccagagtgccaagtctaggtccaagaggcttctaaacagcttctaccaccaagccataagactcctgaacagcgaATCAAatctggctacccagactatttgcacccccccttgctgctactactctctgttatctatgcatagccactttaataactctacatgtacataattacctcagttacctcaacaccggtgcccccctgacccctgtatatagccccgctattgttatttactgctgccctttcattatttgttattcttatctcttacttttttagggattttcttaaaactgtgttgttggttaagggcatgtaagtaagcatttcactgtaaggtctacacctgtggtatttggcgcatgtgacaaatacaatttgatttgatttgaatgtgctCTATGTGAATACATTACATCTTAATACAGCGTAATATTGTGTTTTTTCACAAACATGACGCATGATGTATACATAAGTTCTTAACTCCTGGAATAAATGATCATACTAGTAAGGGAACATGCAATATTGCATTGATCTGTCAGTACAAACCCGCAAGTCTGCTGATCCAGGAGGCTTTCATGTGCATTCTTCTGCAGTTGGTCACAGATTTGTTATGTTGATTGATGTAGATGCCCTAAAGAGTCGGGTTTCTTATTTTTCCCAGCATGAGAATAGCATTGGAGTTTCCCTCTACAATAGCGAAGAAGAAGGGCCTGTTGACAGTGAATTTGAGGGGAACCCCTTCATCTTGGGTCTTGTCTTGAGTCTCAGCACCACCTTCAGACATCTCAAACATGACTTTGTTGAACACCTGGAAGAGATGCACTACTACAATGAGCTCCAAGTCACCATTAGATTCCAACAAATTATTGCAAAAGACTATAGGAGTACTAGAGTACCAACAGTTctttcccccattctctctctttgtctatttGCATTCACCACACATAGTAGGCTGCAATTTGTTTAAGGCACTGTTTAGTTTAGTATCTATCTGCTCCCTATCACAGGTTTATGCAAACATATTTTTGTTGTTCCAATACCACTAAGGGGGAAATCTAGATCTTACCTTATCAACACTGAACGGCTTCTTACTGCTGAGTCTCTCAAACTCAGCATCTGAACCCAGCAGACTTTTCTCAATCACAGCTGCCATGTCAAAGAGCAATGACCTTAGGTCAGTCAAGGATGTCATGGAGAACTTGGGCAGAGACAGTTCCAGGAACCTACAGGGAAAACAACAGACCAGTTTGCACTGCTTATTTCTGTCCCTATTCCTGATAGCTGCTACAGTACACGTTCCATTAAAGCTGGAATacttagttgctacatccatttaaggacttataaattaatgatatatacccattgattcttgaagaatataacctATAAaggcctcatgagcttagtttaaccccatcagaatccaaaatataagcttgttttactccattgtttgcaaacaatgtaattgtaaacaaacactgtatcgCTTCAAAACTTGGTTAAAATTATAATGTTGATATAATTGATggccagtccttgcatccataggctctgtctttgaatttgagagtggttacatttttcCAGGCCCATACTTCTGCTTTTTACCCAAACACAGGCGGGGTGACGGCTTTattattgtttcaattaaggattctaCTTTTAAAATAGCTTACTATTGATCAATTGATTTTGTCTTTCCACAAATCTTTGTGGCGCAAAGTGTGAACTGGTGTCATTTGTCAAATAATAGATATTCTCCTCGGGACAGAAATATATTGAGCTCCAATATTTCAGTAATAGTTATCAATGTTTAATGCAGCACATAATACAGCGCTTGTAGGTGTCATCATAGGTAACATAAATCTGTCAGAAACATTGCAAGATGGAGCTCAGATATTTTCTGACTTACCCCTCCTTCAGATGCCTGTTCCAGCCAGAGATGATGCCTGACTGTAGTTGAGGCTCCATGTCATGCAGGCTGCTCCCCTCGTGAGGCAGCACCAGCAGCATGTAGGCCCGTTTGCTCAGAGATAGTTTCACCACGGTGCACTTCATGTCCTTATCATTCAGGTACTTGTAGTTGCCTGTGTGGGTCATGAGAGGGACCATGATAGTTGTTGTTGCATCAACCTTGAACTCCTGCATGGTAGTTTTCTCTGTCTGGAACGCCTTCCTCCAGTTGCCTGAAAAAGGGAAAAATAGCTTGTTTGTTGCTTATGATGTGGAACTGTTTTTGTCTGCTGCTGCAATATTTTGACACTgctattgtactgtatgtgttttttGGCTTGTGTGAAAACTATGAGTGTTTACCTTTGAAATGGACAGAGCTGACAAACAGTAGATCTGTGGTTGAGCTAAGGTCCTTGAACAGGCTCGTGATTTTCCTGTCTGATGTCTTCTGGATGAAGTTGTTGATCTGGGTCTCAGCTTCCTGGGGTTGGGAGAAATCCACTGCTCTGATGTATGAGGCATCAGAGAAGTCCTGGGTGCCTTGGACAAAGTCCTTCGAGAGGTCAGCGCCCTTGCGAGCAAAGGCCCACACACAAGTGTTGATCTCATCCTTGGGCCCATCCACCAGGGAATTGATGTCCTGCAGAGTGCGAAGAACATTGTGGCCatccactagggagacacagtcGTCTCTGTCCGTGTCCCTGTTCAGGCCCAGCAGCTGCTGGTAAGGGATGGCTGTTTTTTTGGAGGCCCCCAGGTACAAGGTGACCAGAGAGCCAAAGGTGTTCATGGGCGAGAGCAAGGTGTTGGAGTCCTTTTGCTTGCTGCTCAGAGCCTTGTACATCCGGATGCCCAGAGAGTTGAGCAGCTCTGCCAGTACAGCAGTGCGCTGAGTGACGTTCTGTTTCAGTCTGTCAGTGCCTGAGAAGTCTCGAGTGTCAGGCACCACACTGTCATTGTTAAGGGGGGTCAAAGGGACAGTCTCCAGAGGTTTGGTCACTTTGGTTTTGATGGTCTCACAGCTGACGTTCTCAGAGGCGAAGAGGTTAAACGGGTGGACATATACACGGTTCGCTAGGCCTACCGAGAGGCAGGAGAGCAGAAGGAGAGGGCAAAATATATGACGCATGTTCTGCCTTTTTGGCCAGAAATTTCCTTTGAATATTTCTGTGAAGAGATAGAAAAGGGTCATAGGGTTAATTCTGTCAGTGCCTGTTACTATTTCAAGCCATGGCTTTGTTATCAATGTTTACCATCTCAAATCATGATTGGCTGCCTGGAACATTGAGCTGAGGTCACTTGTCTAGAACACACCCCCGCAGGTAAGGACACCAGATAGCATATGAACACGTCATAAGCCATTAAAAACATGTTTAGAAgaacaggaaattagctttaaaattgcaacattttctctcagcctcatagcAAATATttagaatagcaggaaattagctCTAAACAGAAACATTTTCTCTTAGactcatggcaaaatgtttagaatagcaggaaattagctcgaaacagaaacattttctctcagcctcatggcaaaatgtttagaatagcaggaaattagctcgaaacagaaacattttctctcagcctcatggcaaaatgtttagaattgcaggaaattagctctaAACagaaacattttctctcagcctcatggcaaaatgtttagaatagcaggaaattagctCTAAACAGAAACATTTTCTCTTAGACTCATGGCAAAATGCAGGCTTGCTAAGCGGGGGTCTAAGCGTAGGGCAGCGAAATTGCACTACGCCACTGGCTGAGGTCTGTTTGTCAGTGATTGATTTATTTTTACTTTATCTGTCCTTTTCTTTTTGGACAGTGAATGGGATGCTAGCTCGCCTTCAGCTGCAGTGGTCAGTGGGTTAGAGGTTAGGCCATAGCAAGTACATATGGAACTGACCACAAAGAAAAACAGCTTAGCCACTATCCAAACATACGTCCAACCCTAAATTCTGATTATATAGATCTGCTAAGGGGAGCTAATTAATATCTTGGCTTAGACAACTCTTGCATCCCAGTTAGCAAAATGACattgaaatatatatttattgtaGGTTCTGAATGATAGGTGGAAATACATAAGAATATTTTCCGTGcgttgaaaatatgtattttccagacATTGAAAGGAAATGTTCAGTAACGGTTacagaaatatattttttatttctatgactgtgatatgttgttgtttatctacctGTTGTTTATCtagagcacagtagagcacagtagagtacagcacagtttagttcagtagagtagagtacattcGAGTAAATTAGGGTAcaatatagtacattatactactctacactctacTGTGCTGAactatactttactgtactctactgtgctctaatgtattgtactgcactctactgtactgtagtatgcTCTACttttatttactgtactgtactctgctgtgctgtaatgtgcagtactgtaatgtactctgctgtgctctactgtactgtactgtgctgtccaaacttgtgaaacatagacgtctatgtttggcCCAAATATAGGCCGGTCCGGACCGGCCTTGATTTCAACAT
This genomic window from Oncorhynchus gorbuscha isolate QuinsamMale2020 ecotype Even-year linkage group LG07, OgorEven_v1.0, whole genome shotgun sequence contains:
- the agt gene encoding angiotensinogen, with the protein product MRHIFCPLLLLSCLSVGLANRVYVHPFNLFASENVSCETIKTKVTKPLETVPLTPLNNDSVVPDTRDFSGTDRLKQNVTQRTAVLAELLNSLGIRMYKALSSKQKDSNTLLSPMNTFGSLVTLYLGASKKTAIPYQQLLGLNRDTDRDDCVSLVDGHNVLRTLQDINSLVDGPKDEINTCVWAFARKGADLSKDFVQGTQDFSDASYIRAVDFSQPQEAETQINNFIQKTSDRKITSLFKDLSSTTDLLFVSSVHFKGNWRKAFQTEKTTMQEFKVDATTTIMVPLMTHTGNYKYLNDKDMKCTVVKLSLSKRAYMLLVLPHEGSSLHDMEPQLQSGIISGWNRHLKEGFLELSLPKFSMTSLTDLRSLLFDMAAVIEKSLLGSDAEFERLSSKKPFSVDKVFNKVMFEMSEGGAETQDKTQDEGVPLKFTVNRPFFFAIVEGNSNAILMLGKIRNPTL